The Candidatus Eisenbacteria bacterium genome contains a region encoding:
- a CDS encoding cation diffusion facilitator family transporter translates to MLTKRLVNRFAGPEDPVKNPEFRTRVGILEGWVGVIVNIILFLIKGAMGVMSGSIALIADAIHTLADMATSIVVIVGFRIARKPFDEEHPFGHGRAETIATLVVAVLLIVAGVEFLRSSIERLIHPRILNISWFMLGILFVTLVIKEWLARFSRKLGRQIGSDALEADFWHHRTDSIATGLVIVSFILARFGVLWVDGVAGIGVSIIIVWTGFTIGRRSVSHLLGEAPTDEEVEDIRRTALAVDGVEGVHDIIVHRYGESEVISLHIEVDSNEDPMDLHTISEIVENRISQGKPRLVVAHIDPVNRDHPHYEAIRRLLDTAVAEDSRCESFHDLRIIGSAEHFNVLFDIAVPSHLGKKEEHSLKAKITSLLEKRFPGIGVIIEIEPMFVQRH, encoded by the coding sequence ATGCTGACAAAGCGGCTGGTCAACCGGTTCGCTGGACCAGAGGATCCCGTAAAAAATCCTGAATTCCGAACCCGTGTCGGCATTCTGGAGGGCTGGGTGGGAGTGATCGTCAATATCATCCTCTTCCTGATCAAGGGGGCCATGGGGGTCATGAGCGGCTCGATCGCCCTCATCGCCGACGCCATTCATACCCTTGCCGATATGGCCACATCTATCGTTGTTATTGTCGGATTTCGTATCGCCCGAAAGCCGTTTGACGAGGAACATCCGTTCGGGCATGGACGAGCGGAAACAATTGCTACACTTGTTGTTGCGGTACTTCTCATCGTAGCCGGCGTCGAGTTCCTTCGTTCCTCCATCGAGCGGCTCATCCACCCGCGGATTTTGAATATCTCCTGGTTCATGCTGGGCATACTCTTTGTCACCCTTGTGATTAAGGAATGGCTGGCCCGATTCTCCCGGAAACTGGGCCGGCAGATCGGATCGGATGCCCTTGAGGCCGACTTTTGGCACCACCGGACAGACTCCATCGCCACCGGACTGGTCATTGTCAGCTTCATCTTGGCCCGATTCGGGGTCCTCTGGGTCGACGGCGTGGCCGGGATCGGCGTCTCGATCATTATCGTTTGGACCGGATTCACCATCGGCCGCCGCTCGGTGAGCCATCTCCTTGGCGAGGCTCCAACCGATGAGGAGGTGGAAGACATTCGCCGCACAGCCCTTGCTGTTGACGGGGTCGAGGGGGTTCATGACATCATCGTGCATCGGTACGGCGAATCCGAAGTCATCTCGCTGCATATCGAGGTGGACAGCAATGAGGATCCGATGGATCTCCATACGATATCCGAGATCGTGGAGAATCGAATCTCCCAGGGAAAGCCGCGTCTGGTCGTCGCGCATATCGATCCGGTCAATCGGGATCACCCCCATTACGAAGCGATACGGCGTCTTCTCGATACGGCCGTCGCCGAGGATTCCCGATGCGAGTCATTTCACGATCTCCGGATTATCGGGTCGGCAGAGCATTTTAACGTTCTATTTGATATAGCCGTCCCGTCCCATTTGGGAAAGAAAGAG